A genome region from Drosophila simulans strain w501 chromosome 2R, Prin_Dsim_3.1, whole genome shotgun sequence includes the following:
- the LOC6733900 gene encoding ubiquitin-conjugating enzyme E2 W isoform X2, translating into MSSKSPSERRLHKELMSLIKEPPPGVTIDTESVQQNLSEWKINIKGFEGTLYEGEDFQLLFKFNNKYPFDSPEVTFIGTNIPVHPHVYSNGHICLSILTEDWSPALSVQSVCLSIASMLSSCREKKRPPDNTLYVKTCNKNPKKTKWWYHDDSV; encoded by the exons ATGTCTTCGAAGTCGCCCAGCGAG CGCCGCCTACACAAAGAGCTGATGTCCCTGATTAAGGAGCCGCCACCAGGCGTAACCATCGACACCGAGAGCGTACAACAAAATTTATCAGA AtggaaaataaacattaaaggTTTCGAGGGCACACTTTACGAGGGCGAGGACTTCCAGCTACTTTTCAAATTCAACAATAAATATCCGTTCGATTCGCCAGAG GTGACCTTCATCGGCACTAATATACCGGTGCATCCGCATGTCTACAGCAACGGACACATCTGCCTATCCATTCTGACCGAGGACTGGTCGCCGGCGCTGTCCGTGCAGTCAGTGTGCCTTAGCATAGCCTCCATGTTGAGTAGTTGTCGCGAAAAGAAGCGTCCGCCGGACAACACGCTATACGTAAAAACCTGTAATAAGAATCCTAAAAAGACTAAATGGTGGTATCACG ATGATTCTGTTTAG
- the LOC6733900 gene encoding ubiquitin-conjugating enzyme E2 W isoform X1, whose protein sequence is MLKLFKKPKDKIPKSEIITEPKEPKTPPVSKCGKPLQLDNSRWERRLHKELMSLIKEPPPGVTIDTESVQQNLSEWKINIKGFEGTLYEGEDFQLLFKFNNKYPFDSPEVTFIGTNIPVHPHVYSNGHICLSILTEDWSPALSVQSVCLSIASMLSSCREKKRPPDNTLYVKTCNKNPKKTKWWYHDDSV, encoded by the exons ATGCTGAAGCTGTTTAAAAAACCCAAAGACAAAATACCCAAATCGGAAATCATAACCGAACCCAAGGAGCCAAAGACACCGCCGGTCTCCAAGTGCGGAAAACCTTTGCAGTTGGACAACTCGCGATGGGAG CGCCGCCTACACAAAGAGCTGATGTCCCTGATTAAGGAGCCGCCACCAGGCGTAACCATCGACACCGAGAGCGTACAACAAAATTTATCAGA AtggaaaataaacattaaaggTTTCGAGGGCACACTTTACGAGGGCGAGGACTTCCAGCTACTTTTCAAATTCAACAATAAATATCCGTTCGATTCGCCAGAG GTGACCTTCATCGGCACTAATATACCGGTGCATCCGCATGTCTACAGCAACGGACACATCTGCCTATCCATTCTGACCGAGGACTGGTCGCCGGCGCTGTCCGTGCAGTCAGTGTGCCTTAGCATAGCCTCCATGTTGAGTAGTTGTCGCGAAAAGAAGCGTCCGCCGGACAACACGCTATACGTAAAAACCTGTAATAAGAATCCTAAAAAGACTAAATGGTGGTATCACG ATGATTCTGTTTAG
- the LOC27206621 gene encoding CDK-activating kinase assembly factor MAT1 codes for MDDQACPRCKTTKYRNPSLKLMVNVCGHTLCESCVDLLFLKGSGACPECMVPLRRNNFRVQLFEDPMVEKEVDIRRRILRDYNKREEDFASLAEYNDYLEEIEDIVYNLCNNIEIIETNKRIEAYKRDNREVIQRNKTRVGRDEYALEEMLELEKVQEEARRKELEELENEHKKKKARDKQALIEELMYSGKDAAQIVTEFAEKAEKQREEEKQLPPPKPANEFSTGIKFGQTADPSLLPVPKSEEGPLFVYEPLVPFSEGPTMPPTSEIVSRGYIAHIRAETPQENAGGFTSALACERALQEALQGLYYTATTGVVSAT; via the coding sequence ATGGACGACCAGGCGTGCCCGCGGTGCAAGACCACCAAATACCGGAATCCATCGCTCAAGCTGATGGTCAACGTTTGCGGCCACACACTATGCGAATCCTGCGTGGACTTGCTGTTCCTCAAAGGATCCGGCGCCTGTCCAGAATGCATGGTGCCCCTGCGGCGCAACAACTTCCGCGTGCAGCTATTTGAGGACCCAATGGTGGAGAAGGAGGTGGACATTCGTAGGCGAATTCTGCGCGACTACAATAAACGCGAGGAGGACTTTGCCTCCCTGGCGGAGTACAATGACTATCTGGAGGAGATCGAGGACATTGTGTACAATCTGTGCAACAACATCGAGATAATCGAGACAAACAAGCGTATTGAGGCCTACAAGCGGGATAACCGTGAGGTCATTCAGCGGAATAAAACCCGCGTGGGGCGCGATGAGTACGCGTTGGAGGAGATGCTTGAGCTGGAGAAAGTTCAGGAGGAGGCGCGTAGGAAGGAGCTAGAGGAACTGGAGAACGAgcacaagaagaagaaggcaCGCGACAAGCAGGCGCTGATCGAGGAGCTGATGTACAGCGGCAAGGATGCCGCCCAAATTGTCACCGAGTTCGCcgaaaaagcggaaaagcagcGTGAGGAGGAGAAACAGCTGCCACCGCCGAAGCCTGCCAACGAGTTCTCCACGGGCATCAAGTTCGGACAGACAGCCGATCCCAGCCTGCTGCCCGTTCCCAAATCGGAGGAGGGTCCACTTTTCGTGTACGAGCCACTTGTTCCTTTCAGTGAGGGACCTACCATGCCGCCAACAAGTGAGATCGTGTCCAGGGGCTATATTGCCCACATACGAGCTGAAACACCGCAGGAGAATGCCGGCGGATTCACATCCGCTCTGGCTTGTGAACGGGCGCTTCAGGAGGCGCTGCAGGGACTCTACTATACGGCTACAACGGGTGTGGTTTCTGCCACCTAG